One Parageobacillus sp. KH3-4 genomic region harbors:
- a CDS encoding efflux RND transporter permease subunit gives MDKQEDPEFLVNGVAILTTYPGAGSEKVEQLVTNVLEKKIKTVSEVQNMESFSLPNVSTLFVTFKEGNNLEKAQQKVKEQVDQAKRFLPEDAMEPRFPYSRRTKRGKTLDF, from the coding sequence ATGGATAAGCAGGAAGATCCTGAGTTTTTGGTGAATGGTGTAGCCATTCTGACTACTTATCCCGGAGCGGGAAGCGAAAAGGTAGAGCAATTGGTTACAAATGTGCTGGAGAAGAAAATAAAAACGGTTTCTGAAGTACAAAACATGGAGTCTTTTTCGCTTCCGAATGTATCCACCTTGTTTGTGACCTTTAAAGAAGGAAATAATCTGGAAAAAGCGCAACAAAAAGTGAAGGAACAGGTGGACCAGGCGAAAAGGTTTTTACCTGAAGATGCAATGGAACCTCGATTTCCTTATTCAAGGAGAACGAAAAGAGGGAAAACGCTGGACTTTTGA
- a CDS encoding undecaprenyldiphospho-muramoylpentapeptide beta-N-acetylglucosaminyltransferase, with protein sequence MNKKIILTGGGTAGHVMVNLALIPKLKERGWDIAYIGSHQGIERELISKVEGVPYFPISTGKLRRYFDWNNFKDPFKVLKGTLQAYWIIKKEKPSLIFSKGGFVSVPVIIGAWLNGVPAIIHESDITPGLANKIAMPFATKICVTFPETLRHVKEEKGMYIGAVVREQLKQGNADKGRALCRFEKGKPVLLAMGGSLGSKRINDTLRANLQTLLADFQIIHICGKGNIDAKLANVKGYKQFEYVDEELPHLMAMADIILSRAGANSIFEFLALRKPMLLIPLSKEASRGDQILNARSFKKSGYAEVLMEEDLTSESLRNAIYHLYQNKDRYRQNMERSDAGDALQKLLTLIEETMKN encoded by the coding sequence TTGAATAAAAAAATTATTCTTACCGGCGGCGGAACAGCGGGGCACGTGATGGTCAATTTGGCGCTCATTCCAAAGCTAAAAGAACGAGGCTGGGACATCGCGTATATCGGTTCCCATCAAGGCATTGAGCGCGAACTTATTTCCAAAGTGGAAGGCGTGCCTTATTTCCCGATTTCGACAGGAAAACTGCGCCGCTACTTTGACTGGAATAACTTTAAAGATCCATTTAAAGTCCTCAAAGGCACGCTGCAAGCATACTGGATTATCAAAAAAGAAAAACCGAGCCTCATATTTTCGAAAGGCGGATTCGTTTCCGTTCCTGTCATTATCGGCGCGTGGCTAAATGGCGTTCCAGCCATCATCCATGAATCTGATATTACTCCGGGACTTGCGAATAAAATCGCGATGCCGTTTGCGACAAAAATTTGCGTTACGTTCCCGGAAACACTCCGCCATGTCAAAGAAGAAAAAGGGATGTACATCGGCGCAGTTGTACGCGAACAATTAAAACAAGGAAACGCCGATAAAGGGCGGGCACTTTGCCGATTTGAAAAAGGGAAACCCGTTCTTCTCGCTATGGGCGGAAGCTTAGGCTCGAAACGGATTAACGATACGCTGCGCGCCAATTTGCAAACGCTGCTTGCCGATTTTCAAATCATCCACATTTGCGGGAAAGGAAATATCGATGCCAAACTGGCGAACGTAAAAGGATACAAGCAGTTTGAATACGTGGATGAAGAGCTCCCGCATCTGATGGCGATGGCCGATATCATCTTATCGCGCGCCGGCGCAAACTCGATTTTCGAATTTCTCGCCTTGCGCAAGCCGATGCTGCTTATTCCCCTTTCCAAAGAAGCAAGCCGCGGCGACCAAATTTTAAACGCCCGCTCTTTCAAAAAATCAGGCTACGCCGAGGTGCTGATGGAAGAAGACTTAACGAGCGAATCGCTGCGCAACGCCATTTATCATCTTTACCAAAACAAAGACCGCTACCGGCAAAACATGGAGCGGTCCGACGCGGGAGACGCGCTGCAAAAGTTGTTGACGCTGATTGAGGAAACAATGAAAAATTAA
- a CDS encoding HAMP domain-containing sensor histidine kinase — translation MKWKITLLYIASIIGLLLTVFIVQVAIVTYFVFYNNKWNHQESSPEEITLNFKKQIQWMNGNFYLTKEGERILTQNKAWMQIVDKNGNVVYNAHTPKKAKQHYTAKDIVFLYKYSVNGYTIFVSELEKNNEKWSYIVAFPYERVSRFFIYLNFNHLFSFYPYGVLMLISAAILCVLFFAYGVAKYMAKPVWMMMDNITNLSKGVYEQKSINKGIYKDVFVGLKQLSTNLQELDKKRKQLDKMREEWITNLTHDLKTPLSSIKGYSELLADKNYHFTAEERTKYAKIIESKSLYIEKLIDDLKLTYQLKNDILPLNKKDTDIIKILRELIISYVNNPAYQDKNIEFLANSASLILKIDEKLIQRALNNIIVNAIVHNSSGTHIKIGVKDDKHAVYIFVEDNGRGIPEEELEHLFDRYFRGSNTKNTEGSGLGLAIAKQIIHAHGGEIHVQSKWGKGTTTTIILKKFS, via the coding sequence ATGAAATGGAAAATCACGCTTTTATATATCGCTTCTATTATTGGACTGCTGTTGACAGTATTCATCGTGCAAGTAGCTATCGTTACTTATTTCGTCTTTTACAATAATAAATGGAACCATCAGGAATCTTCCCCTGAAGAGATTACGTTAAACTTTAAAAAACAGATCCAGTGGATGAACGGCAATTTTTATCTCACTAAAGAAGGAGAGCGCATACTCACGCAAAATAAAGCTTGGATGCAAATTGTAGACAAGAATGGAAACGTCGTTTATAACGCTCATACGCCAAAGAAGGCAAAGCAGCACTACACAGCCAAAGACATTGTCTTTTTATACAAATATTCGGTAAATGGATATACCATTTTCGTGAGCGAACTCGAAAAAAATAACGAAAAATGGAGCTATATTGTTGCGTTTCCTTATGAAAGAGTTTCACGCTTTTTCATTTACTTAAATTTTAACCATTTGTTTAGTTTCTATCCTTACGGGGTTCTCATGCTCATTAGCGCTGCCATCCTATGTGTTTTATTTTTTGCTTATGGAGTAGCTAAGTATATGGCCAAACCCGTATGGATGATGATGGATAATATCACAAATTTGTCTAAAGGAGTATATGAACAGAAAAGTATAAACAAAGGTATATATAAAGACGTTTTTGTAGGGTTAAAACAGCTATCTACTAATTTGCAAGAATTAGATAAAAAGAGAAAACAACTGGACAAAATGAGAGAGGAATGGATTACCAATCTCACCCATGATTTAAAAACTCCTTTATCTTCCATTAAGGGCTACAGTGAATTATTGGCAGACAAAAATTATCACTTTACCGCAGAAGAACGAACGAAATACGCCAAAATTATTGAGTCAAAATCTCTTTATATAGAAAAACTGATAGACGATCTAAAGCTGACATATCAGCTGAAAAACGATATACTCCCGTTAAACAAAAAAGATACAGATATAATAAAGATATTAAGGGAATTAATCATTTCATACGTAAATAATCCCGCGTACCAAGATAAAAATATAGAATTCCTTGCAAACAGCGCTTCTTTAATATTAAAAATAGATGAAAAGCTAATCCAGAGAGCCTTAAATAACATCATTGTTAATGCGATTGTTCATAACTCAAGTGGCACGCATATAAAAATCGGTGTGAAAGATGATAAACATGCAGTATATATTTTTGTCGAAGATAATGGCCGAGGCATTCCGGAAGAAGAATTAGAGCATTTATTTGATCGCTACTTTAGAGGCAGTAATACGAAAAATACCGAAGGATCAGGCCTAGGATTAGCGATTGCGAAACAAATTATTCATGCTCACGGCGGCGAAATTCATGTGCAAAGCAAATGGGGAAAAGGGACAACAACAACAATCATTTTAAAAAAATTTTCTTGA
- a CDS encoding response regulator transcription factor, whose translation MLVDAKYIESKKILIIDDEEEILDLLEIVLRKEGFRYIYKASLGYKGIEMCKSIQPDLIVLDIMLPDIDGFRVCQEIRSFTMVPIFFLSAREEDVDRIVGLSIGADDYITKPFSPKEVAYRMKAFFRRDQYLRGELQSSRSKLYRFGDITINEKSGEVLKNDNPLSLTATEYQLLLFLAKHPNQVFSKSSLYEAVWNEAYYGSDNVVMVHIRHLREKIEDDPSNPKYLITVRGLGYKLKTKE comes from the coding sequence TTGCTTGTTGATGCTAAATACATAGAATCAAAAAAAATACTAATCATCGATGACGAAGAAGAAATTTTAGACTTGCTGGAAATTGTGCTAAGAAAAGAAGGATTCCGCTACATATACAAAGCCTCTCTTGGATATAAAGGAATCGAGATGTGCAAGAGTATTCAGCCAGATTTAATTGTTCTCGACATTATGCTTCCGGATATAGATGGGTTTCGTGTCTGTCAAGAAATTAGATCCTTTACCATGGTGCCTATCTTTTTTCTGTCAGCTCGGGAAGAAGATGTCGATCGCATTGTTGGCTTAAGCATTGGAGCGGATGATTATATTACAAAACCGTTCAGTCCGAAAGAAGTTGCTTACCGCATGAAGGCATTTTTTAGGCGTGATCAATATCTAAGAGGAGAGCTGCAATCTAGTCGTTCAAAATTATATCGCTTTGGTGACATCACCATTAATGAAAAAAGCGGAGAAGTATTAAAAAACGATAATCCCCTCTCTTTGACTGCAACGGAATATCAGCTTCTATTATTTTTAGCAAAACATCCAAATCAAGTATTCAGTAAATCCTCTTTATATGAAGCGGTCTGGAACGAAGCATACTATGGAAGCGACAATGTGGTTATGGTGCATATAAGACATTTAAGAGAAAAAATCGAAGATGATCCTTCTAATCCAAAATATTTAATCACTGTTAGAGGACTAGGTTATAAATTAAAGACAAAGGAATAG
- a CDS encoding D-alanine--D-alanine ligase, with protein MKTRVGILYGGKSPEHNVSLSTAMAVMNAIDKNKFDVIPIYITTEGQWIKGERLTGQVTEIKQLQFQSEARAIIPVALNQTPAAVNGKKQEEAAVDVIFPLLHGPNGEDGTVQGLLELLNIPYVGNGVLASAVGMDKVVMKNLFAHAGLRQAKYVWFTKREWSKNEEAAYDKVEQALGYPCFVKPANAGSSVGITKCKRRDDLKAAFVEAFKYDRKIIVEEAVVGREIEIGVIGNDDPICSVVGEIVPKKEFYDYQAKYEDDDTELIIPADVTSEQYETIKQMAVTAFKALDLSGLVRADFFLTEDGEVYINEINTMPGFTPYSMFPLLWKHSGISYPELIERLVQLAIERHEEKQTITYTFEK; from the coding sequence ATGAAAACGAGAGTTGGGATTTTATATGGCGGAAAATCGCCTGAACATAACGTATCTTTATCAACGGCGATGGCGGTGATGAATGCCATCGATAAAAACAAATTTGATGTCATTCCGATTTATATTACGACAGAAGGACAGTGGATCAAAGGAGAGCGGTTGACCGGGCAAGTAACCGAAATAAAACAATTGCAGTTTCAGTCCGAGGCAAGAGCCATTATACCGGTGGCGTTGAATCAAACGCCGGCAGCTGTGAACGGGAAAAAGCAGGAGGAAGCGGCGGTCGATGTCATTTTTCCGTTATTGCACGGGCCGAACGGGGAAGATGGCACAGTGCAAGGACTGCTTGAACTGCTTAATATTCCTTACGTTGGAAACGGAGTGCTTGCTTCCGCTGTTGGCATGGATAAAGTGGTGATGAAAAACTTATTCGCGCACGCGGGATTACGCCAAGCGAAATACGTGTGGTTTACGAAACGGGAATGGAGTAAAAATGAAGAAGCGGCGTATGATAAGGTGGAACAAGCGCTGGGGTATCCTTGTTTCGTCAAACCGGCGAATGCGGGATCAAGCGTCGGAATTACAAAGTGCAAACGGCGTGATGATTTGAAAGCGGCTTTTGTTGAGGCATTTAAGTACGATCGCAAAATTATTGTGGAGGAAGCGGTTGTGGGCCGCGAAATCGAAATTGGCGTCATTGGTAACGATGATCCGATTTGTTCCGTTGTCGGAGAAATTGTCCCGAAAAAAGAATTTTACGATTATCAAGCGAAGTATGAAGACGATGATACGGAATTGATTATTCCGGCGGACGTTACAAGCGAGCAGTATGAAACGATAAAACAAATGGCGGTTACCGCGTTTAAGGCACTTGATCTTTCGGGGCTTGTGCGGGCTGACTTTTTCTTAACGGAAGATGGAGAAGTGTATATTAATGAAATTAATACGATGCCTGGGTTTACACCGTATAGTATGTTTCCTTTGTTATGGAAACATAGCGGCATCTCCTATCCGGAACTGATTGAACGCCTCGTACAGCTGGCGATCGAACGACATGAAGAAAAGCAAACGATCACGTACACGTTTGAGAAATAA
- a CDS encoding ABC transporter permease encodes MLSVLKSEFLKLKRKQFVLVISLMHLLEIAWVFTLTAKAKQEFLTWENLILNFGVLNGLFFPMIIAVIVSRLIDLEHKENTWRLLLATPINKISVYFSKLIVSFVLLLIPACISFLSTIIIGKILDFPGSFPFILTIKFVFASMASSICIVALQLWISLIIKNQAFALASGMIGSFLGYFGQMFPVSRLLIWTYPAISNPITFKMIDGHMNYQYNPSFLSNLYLSLIIGIFLILLSLNHFIRKDIN; translated from the coding sequence ATGTTATCGGTATTAAAAAGTGAATTTCTTAAGTTAAAAAGAAAACAGTTTGTGCTTGTTATTAGTTTGATGCACTTATTAGAAATCGCTTGGGTGTTCACTTTAACCGCAAAAGCGAAACAAGAGTTTCTTACTTGGGAAAATTTAATACTAAATTTTGGCGTTCTTAACGGCCTGTTTTTTCCTATGATCATAGCGGTTATTGTATCACGGTTGATCGATTTAGAACATAAGGAAAATACATGGAGATTGCTGTTGGCCACTCCGATCAACAAAATTTCTGTGTATTTCAGTAAACTAATTGTAAGTTTTGTGTTATTGCTAATACCTGCCTGCATTTCCTTTCTTAGCACTATAATCATTGGAAAGATCTTAGATTTCCCTGGCTCGTTCCCTTTTATCTTAACGATAAAGTTTGTATTTGCATCGATGGCATCAAGTATATGTATTGTGGCTCTTCAACTATGGATATCCTTGATCATTAAAAATCAAGCCTTTGCATTAGCATCGGGAATGATCGGATCATTTCTCGGCTATTTTGGCCAAATGTTCCCGGTGAGCCGTTTATTGATCTGGACATATCCCGCTATTTCCAACCCAATTACTTTTAAAATGATAGATGGCCATATGAATTACCAATACAATCCTTCTTTCCTCTCTAATCTGTATTTAAGTTTAATCATCGGAATATTTTTGATTCTACTCAGCTTAAATCATTTTATAAGAAAAGATATTAACTAG
- a CDS encoding polysaccharide deacetylase family protein has translation MLWIVLVVGAMILYGIVPTVLIRQANFRVYRKGAPSGMIALTFDDGPDPYYTPRLLDLLKKYQVKATFFVVGRKAKQYPYIVKRMHDEGHEIGMHNYRHISNWFIFPPFLGKGLRKSANIIEQITGTRPIYYRPPWGHFNLFTPFLQKKYPTVMWTSILGDWNVKVGALELFKRLKNSVEDGAIIVLHDSGTTFGADELAPEQMLAALELLLKEEKAKNMRWVTITDLLNAQTNKRISL, from the coding sequence ATGCTATGGATCGTTTTGGTTGTTGGAGCAATGATATTGTACGGCATCGTTCCAACTGTGCTGATTCGACAAGCGAATTTCCGCGTTTATCGCAAAGGAGCGCCATCGGGAATGATTGCGTTAACGTTCGATGACGGCCCCGACCCATATTACACACCGAGATTGCTAGATTTATTAAAAAAATATCAAGTGAAGGCAACCTTTTTTGTTGTCGGAAGAAAGGCGAAGCAATACCCTTATATTGTGAAGAGAATGCATGATGAAGGCCATGAAATCGGGATGCATAACTATCGCCATATTAGCAATTGGTTCATTTTTCCGCCGTTTTTAGGAAAAGGTTTGCGAAAATCAGCAAATATTATCGAACAAATTACGGGAACGCGGCCGATCTATTACCGTCCGCCTTGGGGGCATTTTAATTTGTTTACCCCGTTTTTGCAAAAGAAATATCCAACGGTGATGTGGACTTCTATTCTTGGTGACTGGAATGTAAAGGTTGGCGCGTTGGAATTGTTTAAGCGCCTGAAAAACAGCGTGGAAGATGGAGCGATTATCGTTCTCCATGATAGCGGAACAACGTTTGGCGCTGACGAACTGGCGCCGGAACAAATGTTGGCGGCGTTGGAATTGTTATTGAAAGAAGAAAAAGCAAAAAATATGCGCTGGGTGACGATTACAGATTTGCTGAATGCGCAAACTAATAAACGGATTTCATTATAA
- a CDS encoding glycosyltransferase: MMKILVLPLFQMSTGHHKVADTLIDFLQRQFQDICCKKIDFLSYCNEFMEKIVSEMYLRWIRSHPASYHRVYKTFMYPDFHWLEFVSLEPWLPYFENKMKKLLEKEKPTLIICTHSFPSRILQRLKRKKATQTPVINVYTDFFINSVWGKRDIDYHFVPHADAKRELMAKYRIDEKRIIVTGIPVHEAFMAKHSEAKGKRRPFHLLLAGGNQGLGNIIDFFKKMEYSRLFRYSVLCGTNKKLYDEIASWKHPHIRPFSYISSPQEMNRLYNEVDAVITKPGGVTVSEVLHKQLPLFTVGYLPGQEQINLQYLEKHGLIYNLTGHCYYERKIAHVLTDEIEKNRFYRRVNEYFSQIEKTAQDALKEIVAMHQRQYHALWK; the protein is encoded by the coding sequence ATGATGAAGATTCTTGTATTACCGTTGTTCCAAATGAGTACGGGGCATCACAAAGTCGCGGATACGTTGATCGATTTCCTGCAAAGGCAGTTTCAAGATATATGCTGCAAAAAAATAGACTTTTTAAGCTATTGCAATGAATTTATGGAAAAAATTGTTTCAGAAATGTATTTACGGTGGATTCGCTCTCATCCAGCTTCCTATCATCGCGTTTATAAGACGTTTATGTACCCTGATTTTCATTGGCTGGAATTCGTTTCGCTTGAACCGTGGCTGCCTTATTTTGAGAATAAAATGAAAAAATTGTTGGAGAAAGAAAAGCCAACGCTCATTATTTGCACTCATTCGTTCCCATCGCGCATTTTGCAACGGCTAAAGCGGAAAAAGGCGACTCAAACGCCGGTAATCAACGTATATACGGACTTTTTTATCAATAGCGTGTGGGGAAAACGGGACATCGACTACCATTTTGTGCCGCATGCGGACGCAAAACGGGAGCTAATGGCGAAATATCGTATTGATGAAAAGCGGATTATTGTGACAGGCATTCCTGTTCATGAAGCGTTTATGGCTAAGCATTCCGAGGCGAAAGGAAAAAGGCGTCCGTTTCATTTGTTGCTAGCGGGAGGAAACCAAGGGCTAGGCAATATTATTGATTTTTTTAAGAAAATGGAATACTCCCGCTTGTTCCGTTATTCGGTATTATGTGGAACAAATAAAAAGTTATATGATGAAATTGCGAGCTGGAAGCATCCACATATTCGCCCTTTTTCATACATATCTAGCCCGCAAGAGATGAACCGCTTGTATAACGAAGTGGATGCGGTAATTACAAAGCCGGGCGGCGTTACGGTCAGTGAAGTGCTGCATAAACAATTGCCCCTTTTTACCGTTGGTTATTTGCCTGGCCAAGAACAAATTAATTTGCAATATCTTGAAAAACATGGATTAATTTATAATTTGACAGGGCATTGCTATTACGAGCGAAAAATCGCGCATGTATTAACGGATGAAATCGAAAAAAACCGCTTTTATCGCCGGGTGAATGAATATTTTTCCCAGATTGAAAAAACGGCACAAGACGCGTTAAAAGAGATTGTTGCGATGCACCAGAGACAATACCACGCTTTATGGAAATAG
- a CDS encoding ABC transporter permease — MPIRFVLASELLKLKRSKVWLIMICVPLICAVLGLLNFQANKEVLVHHGENEWIKAWTQVGMLYSMFLLPILIGIYSSLICRCEFTGNNWNKLLSMPISIKDIYISKLMMIAFLSFITQIFLLAAYALIGKLMGLPGFIPFTIIKWIFHGWIGTIAIAPLQLLLSTSMKSFSVPVGIGVGFTFLGILLYLLKIGYIWPLSYPAIAMDPIHLKGLDNRFHLVLFYLASTFYICIFSFIGIWRMEKRDV, encoded by the coding sequence ATGCCTATCCGATTCGTTCTTGCTTCTGAATTGCTCAAATTAAAGAGATCAAAGGTTTGGCTTATCATGATATGTGTACCGCTCATTTGTGCCGTGTTAGGACTGTTGAACTTTCAAGCAAATAAAGAAGTACTTGTACACCATGGAGAAAATGAATGGATAAAAGCTTGGACGCAAGTCGGCATGCTTTACAGCATGTTTCTGCTCCCTATTCTCATTGGCATCTACAGCTCATTAATCTGTAGATGCGAATTTACAGGGAACAATTGGAATAAACTTCTTTCAATGCCTATATCGATAAAAGACATTTATATATCAAAGCTTATGATGATTGCTTTCCTTTCGTTCATAACGCAAATCTTTTTATTAGCAGCCTATGCACTCATAGGCAAATTAATGGGACTCCCGGGCTTTATACCGTTCACTATTATCAAATGGATTTTTCACGGATGGATTGGCACCATCGCAATTGCACCCCTTCAACTTTTATTGTCTACGTCCATGAAAAGCTTCTCTGTACCGGTAGGAATAGGTGTTGGATTTACATTTTTAGGAATATTATTGTATTTATTAAAAATCGGTTATATATGGCCGCTTTCTTATCCGGCAATAGCAATGGATCCCATCCATCTAAAAGGTTTGGATAACCGTTTTCATTTAGTCTTATTTTACTTGGCCTCCACTTTTTACATATGTATCTTCTCTTTTATTGGGATTTGGCGAATGGAGAAAAGGGATGTATAG
- a CDS encoding glycerophosphodiester phosphodiesterase family protein: MLKKFMKRKVMYVFLFLFIFVYINNSNFFVEKRTGKPLLLAHRGLAQTFSMEGITGETCTAKRIYPPEHPYLENTIPSMEAAFAAGADIVEFDVQPTKDDQFAVFHDWTLECRTNGKGVTREHTMAELKSLDIGYGYTADNGKTFPFRGKGIGLMPSLDEVLAHFPNRSFLIHVKSNDPQEGVQLAQFLSKLPKKQRSQLTVYGGDKPIAMLKKHLPNLRVMSMATMKSCMLPYIAVGWTGYVPSACENTQLHIPEKIAPWLWGWTDKFLNRMENVGTRVIVVAGDGQWSEGFDTVEDIKRLPSNYTGGIWTNRIDRIAPLLQKQKE; the protein is encoded by the coding sequence ATGTTAAAGAAGTTCATGAAGCGCAAAGTTATGTACGTTTTTCTGTTTCTGTTTATTTTTGTTTATATCAATAACAGCAATTTTTTTGTTGAAAAACGAACCGGAAAACCTCTCCTTCTTGCACATCGTGGGCTTGCTCAGACATTTAGTATGGAAGGGATCACAGGTGAAACATGTACAGCCAAGCGAATATACCCACCGGAACATCCTTACTTAGAAAATACCATTCCTTCTATGGAAGCTGCCTTCGCTGCAGGGGCTGATATCGTTGAATTTGATGTACAACCAACGAAGGATGACCAATTCGCGGTGTTCCATGATTGGACTCTTGAATGCCGTACAAACGGTAAAGGAGTTACAAGGGAACATACCATGGCAGAATTAAAGTCATTGGATATCGGTTATGGATATACAGCCGACAACGGAAAAACGTTTCCGTTTCGTGGAAAAGGAATAGGGCTCATGCCATCGCTTGATGAAGTTCTTGCTCATTTTCCGAATCGTTCGTTTTTGATTCACGTCAAAAGTAATGACCCACAAGAAGGTGTACAACTTGCGCAATTTCTGTCGAAACTTCCTAAAAAGCAGCGCTCTCAATTGACGGTATATGGCGGGGATAAACCGATTGCTATGTTAAAAAAACATCTCCCAAACCTTCGAGTTATGTCAATGGCTACGATGAAGAGTTGCATGCTTCCTTATATAGCTGTAGGTTGGACAGGATATGTACCATCTGCATGTGAGAATACACAATTGCATATTCCAGAGAAAATAGCTCCTTGGTTGTGGGGATGGACGGATAAGTTTTTAAATCGAATGGAGAATGTGGGTACTCGTGTTATTGTTGTAGCAGGTGATGGGCAATGGTCAGAAGGTTTTGATACAGTTGAGGATATTAAACGACTACCTTCTAACTATACAGGTGGTATATGGACTAATCGGATTGATCGAATAGCTCCTTTACTTCAGAAACAAAAAGAATAG
- a CDS encoding DedA family protein codes for MDTEILFSYVQSYGYVIIFLFLFFGVVGIPAPEESLLFFLGIFIAKQQLLWEYCFIASWGGVVAGMVIAYGIGRFLGAPFIKRYGKYIGIKEEKWERTRKLFHRQGKWVILFGYYVPGVRQISPYMAGVIRFPFRSFLLLASVGAAIWTIPIIVAGMLLGRHVQIPLIYFPMFGIAAFLLFLLGMWVAQRFRKKSLEN; via the coding sequence ATGGATACAGAGATTCTTTTTTCATATGTGCAATCATATGGATATGTGATTATTTTTCTATTTCTGTTTTTTGGCGTTGTCGGCATTCCCGCTCCAGAAGAGAGCTTGCTCTTTTTTCTCGGGATTTTCATTGCCAAGCAGCAATTGTTATGGGAATATTGTTTTATTGCAAGCTGGGGCGGTGTGGTGGCGGGGATGGTCATCGCCTACGGCATCGGCCGCTTTTTAGGGGCGCCATTTATTAAAAGGTATGGAAAGTATATCGGAATCAAAGAGGAAAAATGGGAGCGAACAAGAAAGTTGTTCCATCGACAAGGAAAGTGGGTCATTTTGTTCGGCTATTACGTTCCCGGCGTTCGGCAAATTTCCCCGTATATGGCTGGCGTGATCCGCTTTCCTTTCCGTTCGTTTTTATTGCTTGCCTCCGTTGGCGCGGCGATATGGACGATCCCTATTATCGTTGCTGGGATGTTGCTTGGCCGGCATGTGCAAATTCCGCTCATTTATTTTCCAATGTTCGGGATTGCCGCATTTTTGCTGTTTTTGCTTGGGATGTGGGTCGCGCAACGATTTCGCAAAAAATCTTTGGAAAATTAA
- a CDS encoding ABC transporter ATP-binding protein codes for MPQYVVETQNLTKKYGDHFSVKQLNLKVKEGEIYGFLGPNGAGKTTTLKMLLGLVKPTEGKINIFNKDINIHRTSILKQIGSLVESPSCYGHLTGYENLEVLRRLMNVPKRNIDEVLEIVRLTRQKDKLVKTYSLGMKQRLGIAAALLAYPKLLILDEPTNGLDPAGIQEIRELIKQLPSKYGMTVIISSHLLSEIDQIATQVGIIQKGTLIFQDKIEKLRKSQSTVKMRVSHLAESYRILRNNHIISTIKNGCLVFHDCDDEKIAQANQLIVTNNISVYRIEEERRTLEDIFLELTGKGGSL; via the coding sequence ATGCCTCAGTATGTTGTAGAAACGCAAAACCTTACCAAAAAATACGGAGACCATTTTAGCGTGAAACAATTAAATTTAAAAGTAAAAGAAGGCGAAATTTACGGCTTCCTAGGGCCAAATGGCGCAGGAAAAACAACCACACTAAAAATGCTTTTAGGTCTAGTAAAACCGACCGAGGGAAAAATCAACATTTTCAACAAAGATATAAACATCCATAGAACAAGCATCCTGAAACAAATTGGATCTTTAGTGGAATCGCCATCTTGCTACGGGCATTTAACCGGCTATGAAAATTTAGAAGTGCTTCGCCGCCTTATGAACGTCCCAAAGCGAAATATTGATGAAGTATTGGAGATTGTGCGGCTAACTAGGCAAAAGGACAAGCTTGTCAAAACCTATTCGTTAGGCATGAAACAACGGCTGGGCATCGCTGCTGCTCTCTTAGCTTACCCAAAACTTTTAATTCTTGATGAACCTACAAATGGATTAGATCCGGCCGGAATACAAGAAATACGCGAGCTCATTAAGCAATTACCTTCTAAATATGGCATGACTGTGATTATTTCCAGCCATTTACTTAGTGAAATTGACCAGATTGCTACCCAAGTCGGTATTATTCAAAAAGGAACCCTTATTTTTCAAGATAAAATAGAGAAATTGCGAAAAAGCCAATCAACAGTAAAGATGAGAGTAAGCCATCTCGCCGAAAGCTATCGGATTTTGCGGAATAATCATATTATTTCCACGATAAAAAATGGATGCTTAGTATTCCATGACTGCGATGATGAAAAGATTGCCCAAGCGAATCAGCTCATCGTAACAAACAATATATCGGTTTATCGAATCGAGGAAGAACGGCGCACATTGGAAGATATTTTCCTTGAGCTTACAGGCAAGGGAGGAAGCCTGTGA